Proteins encoded together in one Kitasatospora albolonga window:
- a CDS encoding aconitate hydratase 1: MSANSFDARSTLRVGDESYEIFKLDKVEGSARLPYSLKVLLENLLRTEDGANITADHIRAIGGWDSQAQPSQEIQFTPARVIMQDFTGVPCVVDLATMREAVKELGGDPAKINPLAPAELVIDHSVIADKFGTNEAFAQNVELEYGRNRERYQFLRWGQTAFDEFKVVPPGTGIVHQVNIEHLARTVMVRNGQAYPDTLVGTDSHTTMVNGLGVLGWGVGGIEAEAAMLGQPVSMLIPRVVGFKLTGELTPGTTATDLVLTITEMLRKHGVVGKFVEFYGEGVAATSLANRATIGNMSPEFGSTAAIFPIDGETLNYLRLTGRDAQQVALVEAYAKEQGLWLDPAAEPDFSEKLELDLATVVPSIAGPKRPQDRIVLANAAQQFASDVRNYVSDTGVDEAGKESFPASDAPAVSNGVPSNPTTVTAPDGSTYEIDHGAVTVAAITSCTNTSNPYVMVAAALVAKKAVEKGLTRKPWVKTTLAPGSKVVTDYFDKAGLTPYLDKVGFNLVGYGCTTCIGNSGPLPEEVSKAVNDNDLAVTSVLSGNRNFEGRINPDVKMNYLASPPLVVAYAIAGSMKVDITKDALGTDQDGKPVYLTDIWPTEAEVNDVVANAIGEDMFNKSYQDVFAGDAQWQALPIPTGNTFEWDSESTYVRKPPYFEGMTMETTPVEDITGARVLAKLGDSVTTDHISPAGAIKADTPAGKYLTEHGIERRDFNSYGSRRGNHEVMIRGTFANIRLRNQIAPGTEGGYTRDFTKADGPVSFIYDASQNYQAAGTPLAILAGKEYGSGSSRDWAAKGTALLGVKAVIAESYERIHRSNLIGMGVLPLQFPEGQNAETLGLTGEETFSFTGVTELNNGTTPRTVKVTTDTGVEFDAVVRIDTPGEADYYRNGGILQYVLRSLIRK, encoded by the coding sequence AGCTTCGACGCCCGCAGCACGCTGCGCGTGGGCGACGAGTCGTACGAGATCTTCAAGCTGGACAAGGTCGAGGGCTCCGCGCGCCTCCCGTACAGCCTGAAGGTCCTGCTGGAGAACCTGCTCCGTACCGAGGACGGCGCGAACATCACCGCCGACCACATCCGGGCCATCGGCGGCTGGGACTCCCAGGCGCAGCCCAGCCAGGAGATCCAGTTCACGCCGGCCCGCGTGATCATGCAGGACTTCACCGGCGTGCCGTGTGTCGTGGACCTCGCCACCATGCGTGAAGCCGTGAAGGAGCTGGGCGGCGACCCGGCGAAGATCAACCCGCTGGCCCCGGCCGAGCTGGTCATCGACCACTCCGTCATCGCCGACAAGTTCGGCACCAACGAGGCGTTCGCCCAGAACGTCGAGCTGGAGTACGGCCGCAACCGGGAGCGCTACCAGTTCCTGCGCTGGGGCCAGACCGCCTTCGACGAGTTCAAGGTCGTCCCCCCGGGCACCGGCATCGTCCACCAGGTGAACATCGAGCACCTGGCGCGTACGGTCATGGTCCGCAACGGCCAGGCGTACCCCGACACCCTCGTCGGCACCGACTCGCACACCACCATGGTCAACGGCCTCGGCGTGCTGGGCTGGGGCGTCGGCGGCATCGAGGCCGAGGCCGCGATGCTCGGCCAGCCGGTCTCCATGCTCATCCCGCGCGTCGTCGGCTTCAAGCTGACCGGTGAGCTGACCCCCGGCACCACCGCCACCGACCTCGTGCTGACCATCACCGAGATGCTCCGCAAGCACGGCGTCGTCGGCAAGTTCGTCGAGTTCTACGGTGAGGGCGTCGCCGCCACCTCGCTCGCCAACCGCGCCACCATCGGCAACATGTCGCCGGAGTTCGGCTCCACCGCCGCGATCTTCCCGATCGACGGTGAGACCCTGAACTACCTGCGCCTGACCGGCCGCGACGCCCAGCAGGTCGCCCTCGTCGAGGCGTACGCCAAGGAGCAGGGCCTCTGGCTCGACCCGGCCGCCGAGCCGGACTTCTCCGAGAAGCTGGAGCTCGACCTCGCCACGGTCGTCCCCTCCATCGCCGGCCCGAAGCGCCCGCAGGACCGCATCGTCCTGGCCAACGCCGCGCAGCAGTTCGCCTCGGACGTGCGCAACTACGTCTCCGACACCGGTGTCGACGAGGCGGGCAAGGAGTCCTTCCCGGCCTCCGACGCCCCGGCCGTCTCCAACGGCGTCCCGTCGAACCCGACCACCGTCACGGCCCCCGACGGCTCGACGTACGAGATCGACCACGGTGCCGTCACCGTCGCCGCGATCACCTCCTGCACCAACACCTCGAACCCGTACGTCATGGTCGCCGCCGCGCTCGTGGCGAAGAAGGCGGTCGAGAAGGGACTGACCCGCAAGCCGTGGGTCAAGACCACCCTCGCCCCGGGCTCGAAGGTCGTCACCGACTACTTCGACAAGGCGGGGCTCACCCCCTACCTCGACAAGGTCGGCTTCAACCTCGTCGGCTACGGCTGCACCACCTGCATCGGCAACTCCGGCCCGCTGCCGGAGGAGGTCTCCAAGGCCGTCAACGACAACGACCTCGCGGTCACGTCGGTCCTCTCCGGCAACCGTAACTTCGAGGGCCGCATCAACCCCGACGTCAAGATGAACTACCTGGCGTCCCCGCCGCTGGTCGTCGCGTACGCCATCGCCGGTTCGATGAAGGTCGACATCACCAAGGACGCCCTGGGCACCGACCAGGACGGCAAGCCGGTCTACCTGACCGACATCTGGCCCACCGAGGCCGAGGTCAACGACGTCGTGGCGAACGCCATCGGCGAGGACATGTTCAACAAGTCCTACCAGGACGTCTTCGCGGGCGACGCCCAGTGGCAGGCGCTCCCCATCCCGACCGGCAACACCTTCGAGTGGGACTCCGAGTCCACCTACGTGCGCAAGCCCCCGTACTTCGAGGGCATGACGATGGAGACGACCCCGGTCGAGGACATCACCGGCGCCCGGGTGCTGGCCAAGCTCGGCGACTCGGTCACCACCGACCACATCTCCCCGGCCGGTGCCATCAAGGCCGACACCCCGGCCGGCAAGTACCTCACGGAGCACGGCATCGAGCGCCGTGACTTCAACTCCTACGGCTCGCGCCGAGGCAACCACGAGGTCATGATCCGCGGCACGTTCGCCAACATCCGCCTGCGCAACCAGATCGCGCCGGGCACCGAGGGCGGCTACACCCGCGACTTCACCAAGGCTGACGGCCCGGTGTCGTTCATCTACGACGCCTCGCAGAACTACCAGGCCGCCGGTACCCCCCTCGCGATCCTCGCGGGCAAGGAGTACGGCTCCGGCTCGTCCCGCGACTGGGCCGCCAAGGGCACCGCGCTCCTGGGCGTCAAGGCCGTCATCGCCGAGTCCTACGAGCGCATCCACCGCTCGAACCTCATCGGCATGGGCGTCCTCCCGCTCCAGTTCCCCGAGGGCCAGAACGCCGAGACCCTCGGCCTCACCGGCGAAGAGACCTTCTCCTTCACCGGCGTCACCGAGCTGAACAACGGCACCACCCCCCGTACGGTCAAGGTCACCACCGACACCGGTGTGGAGTTCGACGCGGTCGTCCGCATCGACACCCCCGGCGAGGCGGACTACTACCGCAACGGCGGCATCCTCCAGTACGTGCTCCGCAGCCTGATCCGCAAGTAG
- a CDS encoding histidine phosphatase family protein, producing the protein MGELILIRHGETEWSRSGQHTSWTDLPLTATGERQARALAPLLTGRNIALTLVSPAVRARRTAELAGLTGARVTPELREWDYGGYEGVTTREIHRTRPFWNLWTDGVDPGTDEHPGESPAQVGARADTVLAGVRSAAERVGDGDIALVAHSHLLRVLTARYLGLTPAEGRLFQLATGALSRLGTEHGQPVVTALNVALPESLQDT; encoded by the coding sequence ATGGGCGAGCTGATCCTCATCCGGCACGGCGAGACCGAGTGGTCCCGCTCCGGGCAGCACACGAGCTGGACCGACCTCCCCCTGACCGCGACCGGCGAGCGCCAGGCCCGCGCCCTCGCCCCGCTCCTCACCGGCCGGAACATCGCGCTCACCCTCGTCAGCCCCGCCGTCCGCGCCCGCCGCACCGCCGAACTGGCCGGGCTCACCGGGGCCCGGGTCACCCCCGAGCTGCGGGAGTGGGACTACGGCGGCTACGAGGGCGTCACCACCCGGGAGATCCACCGCACCCGGCCCTTCTGGAACCTGTGGACCGACGGCGTCGACCCGGGTACCGACGAACACCCCGGCGAGAGCCCGGCGCAGGTCGGGGCGCGGGCCGACACCGTGCTGGCGGGGGTGCGGTCGGCCGCCGAGCGGGTCGGGGACGGAGACATCGCGTTGGTCGCCCACTCCCACCTCCTGCGCGTCCTCACCGCCCGCTACCTGGGGCTGACCCCGGCCGAGGGGCGCCTCTTCCAGCTCGCCACGGGGGCGCTCTCCCGGCTCGGTACGGAGCACGGCCAGCCGGTCGTCACCGCCCTCAACGTGGCCCTGCCCGAGAGCCTTCAGGACACGTAG